One stretch of Pseudomonas sp. NC02 DNA includes these proteins:
- the msrA gene encoding peptide-methionine (S)-S-oxide reductase MsrA — MKLLKYLPALAFAAFVGHSSAFSFGPSDDAVAIAPPAMDLPADANNLQTAVFAGGCFWGVQGVFQHVQGVKNAVSGYDGGAASTAQYESVSGGDTGHAESVAVTYDPSKVSYGKLLQIYFSVAHNPTELNRQGPDSGTQYRSAIFAQNAEQQKVAQAYIAQLDAAKAFDKPIVTKIEMGKAFYPAESYHQDFLTENPSYPYIVINDLPKVAQLKKLFPEQYRAEPVLVKNQ; from the coding sequence ATGAAACTGCTTAAGTACTTACCGGCCCTGGCGTTCGCCGCCTTTGTCGGCCACAGCTCGGCGTTCTCCTTCGGCCCGTCCGACGACGCCGTGGCCATCGCGCCGCCGGCCATGGACCTGCCGGCAGACGCGAACAACCTGCAAACCGCGGTCTTCGCCGGCGGCTGCTTCTGGGGCGTGCAGGGTGTGTTCCAGCATGTGCAAGGGGTGAAAAACGCCGTCTCCGGCTATGACGGCGGCGCGGCGAGCACCGCGCAGTACGAAAGCGTCAGCGGCGGCGACACCGGCCACGCCGAGTCCGTCGCCGTGACCTACGACCCGAGCAAGGTCAGCTACGGCAAGCTGCTGCAGATCTACTTCTCGGTCGCCCACAACCCCACGGAACTCAACCGCCAGGGCCCGGACAGCGGTACCCAGTACCGCTCGGCGATCTTTGCCCAGAACGCCGAACAGCAAAAAGTCGCCCAGGCCTACATCGCCCAGCTCGACGCCGCGAAAGCCTTCGACAAGCCGATCGTGACCAAGATCGAGATGGGCAAAGCCTTCTACCCGGCGGAGTCCTATCACCAGGACTTCCTGACCGAAAACCCGTCGTACCCCTACATCGTGATCAACGACCTGCCAAAGGTGGCCCAGCTGAAAAAATTGTTCCCTGAGCAGTACCGCGCAGAACCGGTACTGGTGAAAAACCAGTAG
- a CDS encoding cytochrome c biogenesis protein DipZ, protein MWLLVLAYLGGVLTIVSPCILPVLPFVFARTGQPFLRSGLPLLLGMAMTFALVASLAAVGGGWVVQVNQYGRWLALLFVALFGLTLLLPSLSERLTRPLVAAGSRLSEAAGADSRPRPGASFLIGVATGLLWAPCAGPILGLVLTGAALQGASIGTTLLLLAYAAGAATSLALALLVGGKVFGFMKRSLGAGEWLRRGLGALMLAGVAAIALGLDTGILARLSTASTGGLEQSLVEKLSAKPEQKSGAMMAGGAMMAANHSDTLPVEGQLPPLDGAVQWLNSEPLTAEALKGKVVLVDFWTYSCINCLRTLPYVKAWAEKYRDQGLVVIGVHAPEFAFERDVNNVTKAMKDLGITYPVAIDNNYKIWRAFNNQYWPAHYFADAKGQIRYHHFGEGDYAESERVIQQLLREAGATKVAGGLIEADAKGIQAAPDMNEVQSPETYLGFQRAENFVTTGTLGTDKVVNYPAAGNLALNNWTLEGPWNVGGQQATLAAANGKIVYRFHARDLHLVLGPGADGKPVRFKVSIDGQAPGDAHGTDVAPDGSGTVTEQRLYQLVRQPGAVKDRTFTIEFLDPQVAAYAFTFG, encoded by the coding sequence ATGTGGCTTTTGGTTCTCGCATATCTGGGCGGCGTGCTGACGATTGTCAGTCCCTGCATCCTGCCGGTTCTGCCTTTTGTCTTCGCTCGCACCGGGCAGCCGTTTTTGCGCAGTGGCTTGCCGCTGCTGCTGGGGATGGCGATGACCTTCGCCCTGGTCGCCTCGCTCGCGGCGGTGGGCGGCGGTTGGGTGGTGCAAGTCAATCAGTACGGTCGCTGGCTCGCGTTGCTGTTTGTTGCGCTATTCGGGCTGACGCTGCTGCTGCCAAGCCTGTCCGAGCGCCTGACCCGGCCGCTGGTGGCCGCGGGCAGTCGCCTGTCGGAAGCCGCCGGGGCCGATTCGCGGCCGCGTCCGGGCGCATCGTTCCTGATCGGCGTGGCCACCGGGCTGCTGTGGGCGCCGTGCGCCGGGCCCATCCTCGGGCTGGTGCTGACGGGCGCCGCGCTGCAGGGCGCCAGTATCGGCACTACCTTGCTCTTGCTGGCCTACGCGGCAGGGGCTGCCACCTCCCTGGCCTTGGCGCTGCTGGTCGGCGGTAAAGTCTTCGGTTTCATGAAGCGTTCGCTGGGCGCTGGTGAATGGCTGCGTCGTGGTCTCGGCGCCCTGATGTTGGCCGGTGTGGCGGCCATCGCCCTGGGCCTGGACACCGGGATCCTGGCGCGCCTGTCGACGGCGTCAACCGGTGGCCTGGAACAAAGCCTGGTGGAGAAACTCAGCGCCAAGCCTGAACAGAAGAGCGGGGCGATGATGGCCGGCGGCGCGATGATGGCCGCCAACCACAGTGACACGCTGCCAGTGGAAGGCCAGTTGCCGCCGCTGGACGGTGCCGTGCAATGGCTCAACTCCGAGCCACTGACTGCCGAGGCGTTGAAAGGCAAGGTGGTGCTGGTGGATTTCTGGACCTACTCCTGCATCAACTGCCTGCGCACCTTGCCGTACGTCAAGGCCTGGGCCGAGAAATACCGCGACCAGGGCCTGGTGGTGATCGGTGTGCACGCTCCGGAATTCGCCTTCGAACGCGACGTGAACAACGTCACCAAGGCCATGAAGGACCTGGGCATCACTTACCCGGTGGCCATCGACAACAACTACAAGATCTGGCGCGCCTTCAACAACCAGTACTGGCCGGCGCATTACTTTGCCGATGCCAAGGGCCAGATCCGCTATCACCATTTTGGCGAGGGTGACTACGCCGAGTCCGAGCGAGTGATCCAGCAACTGCTGCGGGAGGCGGGCGCTACCAAGGTGGCGGGCGGCTTGATCGAAGCCGATGCCAAGGGCATCCAGGCCGCACCGGACATGAACGAAGTGCAGTCGCCGGAAACCTACCTGGGCTTCCAGCGCGCCGAGAACTTCGTGACCACCGGCACCCTGGGCACCGACAAGGTGGTGAACTACCCGGCAGCCGGCAACCTGGCCTTGAATAACTGGACCCTGGAAGGCCCATGGAACGTCGGCGGCCAGCAAGCCACCCTCGCAGCGGCCAACGGCAAGATCGTCTACCGCTTCCACGCCCGTGACCTGCACCTGGTGCTGGGCCCGGGCGCCGACGGCAAGCCGGTGCGCTTCAAGGTCAGCATCGACGGCCAGGCGCCGGGGGATGCCCACGGCACCGACGTCGCACCGGATGGCAGCGGCACCGTGACCGAACAACGCCTGTATCAACTGGTGCGCCAGCCGGGCGCGGTCAAGGACCGGACCTTCACCATCGAGTTCCTGGACCCGCAAGTGGCGGCCTATGCCTTCACCTTCGGCTAA
- the msrB gene encoding peptide-methionine (R)-S-oxide reductase MsrB translates to MYSRRQILLAGGGLGLAVIAGGLLQKINAGPALIAEAEAAEHFEVSHTDAEWRTLLTAEQYAILREEGTERPYSSALNSEHRNGTFACAGCALPLYASATKFESHTGWPSFWQPLENAVASHVDTSFGVVRKEIHCRRCGGHQGHVFDDGPAPTGLRYCMNGAAMTFTAT, encoded by the coding sequence ATGTATTCACGTCGACAGATCCTGCTCGCCGGCGGCGGCCTCGGCCTCGCAGTAATCGCCGGTGGCCTGCTGCAAAAAATCAACGCCGGCCCCGCCCTGATCGCCGAAGCCGAAGCCGCCGAACATTTCGAAGTCAGCCACACCGACGCCGAATGGCGCACCCTGCTGACCGCCGAGCAGTACGCGATCCTGCGGGAGGAGGGCACCGAACGCCCCTACAGCAGCGCCCTTAACAGTGAACACCGCAACGGCACCTTCGCCTGCGCCGGTTGCGCTTTGCCCCTGTACGCCTCAGCCACCAAATTCGAAAGCCACACCGGCTGGCCCAGCTTCTGGCAACCCCTGGAAAACGCCGTGGCCAGCCACGTCGACACCTCCTTCGGCGTGGTACGCAAGGAAATCCACTGCCGCCGCTGCGGCGGTCATCAGGGCCACGTGTTCGATGACGGCCCGGCACCCACCGGCCTGCGCTACTGCATGAACGGCGCAGCCATGACGTTCACCGCGACTTAA
- a CDS encoding response regulator transcription factor translates to MDQPKRVLVVEDDAHIADLICLHLRDEQFEVVHSADGDEGLRLLEQGGWDALILDLMLPGVDGLEICRRARAMTRYTPIIITSARSSELHRILGLELGADDYLAKPFSMPELVARVKALLRRVDAMARNLKMDAGSLDLGQLFINPLTRDATLQGQRLDLTPREFDLLYFFARQPGKVFSRMDLLNAVWGYSHEGYEHTVNTHINRLRAKVEADPANPARILTVWGRGYKFAEQSA, encoded by the coding sequence ATGGATCAGCCCAAACGTGTCCTGGTGGTCGAGGACGATGCCCATATTGCCGATTTGATCTGCCTGCACCTGCGGGACGAGCAGTTCGAGGTGGTTCACAGTGCCGATGGTGACGAAGGCCTGCGCCTGCTGGAGCAAGGCGGCTGGGATGCGTTGATCCTGGACCTGATGCTGCCCGGCGTCGACGGCCTGGAGATCTGCCGGCGGGCCCGGGCGATGACGCGCTACACGCCGATCATTATCACCAGTGCCCGCTCCAGCGAGCTGCATCGCATCCTCGGCCTGGAACTGGGGGCGGATGACTACCTGGCCAAGCCGTTTTCCATGCCGGAGCTGGTGGCGCGGGTCAAGGCGCTGCTGCGCCGGGTCGACGCCATGGCGCGCAACTTGAAGATGGACGCCGGCAGCCTCGACCTCGGCCAGTTGTTCATCAACCCGCTGACCCGTGACGCCACCCTGCAAGGCCAGCGGCTGGACCTCACGCCCCGGGAATTCGACCTGCTGTACTTTTTCGCCCGCCAACCGGGCAAGGTATTCTCGCGCATGGACCTGCTCAACGCCGTGTGGGGCTACAGCCACGAAGGTTACGAACACACCGTCAATACCCATATCAACCGCCTGCGGGCCAAGGTCGAGGCCGATCCGGCCAACCCGGCGCGCATCCTCACGGTGTGGGGCCGTGGCTACAAGTTTGCCGAGCAATCGGCATGA
- a CDS encoding HAMP domain-containing sensor histidine kinase has product MRLTLTQRLSLVFALLLLICSGTSAWLQVRSNHMHELEVVQGLSRDLAAHIARDTQLMDADGLKPDAVRNLFSQLMLVNPSVEVYLLDINGRVVGNAAPSGHLRRDQVNLEPVRRFLSGAMLPILGDDPRSVDGLKVFSAAPLRVNGQQAGYLYVVLLGEAHDVFDARDATGMALNIALWSIALVALLCLLAGLTAFAWITRPLRQLTEKVGQFDINGAPKVPQAVAPEVASQDEIAVLDHAFVQMENRLGEQWRAITHQEQERREMVANISHDLRTPLASLHGYLETLSLKDASLTPQERRRYLGIALDQSRKVGGLAQSLLELVRLEHGFVQPVIEGFSIPDLVQDIFQKFELTAEARAITLTASLPPVVPTVLADLGLIERVLTNLLDNALRHTPPNGEVEVTLAPKSGFVEVTVSDSGPGISADLREGLFLRAFTIGGARRDGGLGLRIVHRILQLHGQEIRLIDVPGRGATFTFALETRAAVR; this is encoded by the coding sequence ATGAGGCTGACCCTTACCCAGCGCCTGTCCCTGGTGTTCGCGCTGTTGCTGCTGATTTGCAGCGGCACGTCGGCCTGGCTGCAAGTGCGCTCCAACCACATGCATGAACTGGAAGTGGTGCAAGGCCTGTCCCGCGACCTCGCCGCGCACATCGCCCGGGATACGCAGTTGATGGACGCCGACGGTCTCAAGCCGGACGCGGTGCGCAACCTGTTCAGCCAGTTGATGCTGGTAAACCCGAGTGTCGAGGTGTACCTGCTGGACATTAACGGGCGCGTGGTCGGCAACGCTGCGCCCAGCGGCCACCTGCGCCGCGACCAGGTCAACCTGGAACCGGTGCGCCGTTTCCTCAGCGGCGCGATGCTGCCGATCCTCGGCGACGACCCACGCAGCGTCGACGGCCTCAAGGTGTTCAGCGCCGCGCCGCTGCGGGTCAACGGCCAGCAGGCCGGCTACCTGTATGTGGTGCTGCTGGGCGAAGCCCATGATGTGTTCGACGCCCGGGATGCCACCGGCATGGCACTGAACATCGCCCTGTGGTCCATCGCCCTGGTGGCATTGTTGTGCTTGCTCGCGGGTTTGACCGCGTTCGCCTGGATCACCCGGCCCTTGCGGCAACTGACCGAGAAGGTCGGCCAGTTCGACATCAACGGCGCACCGAAAGTCCCGCAGGCCGTGGCGCCCGAGGTTGCCAGCCAGGATGAAATCGCCGTGCTCGACCACGCATTCGTGCAGATGGAGAACCGCCTGGGTGAACAGTGGCGCGCCATCACCCATCAAGAGCAGGAACGCCGGGAGATGGTCGCGAATATTTCCCATGACCTGCGCACACCGCTGGCCTCCTTGCATGGCTACCTGGAAACCCTGTCCCTGAAAGACGCCAGCCTGACCCCGCAGGAACGCCGGCGTTACCTGGGCATCGCCCTCGACCAGAGCCGCAAGGTCGGCGGGCTGGCCCAGTCGCTGCTGGAACTGGTACGCCTGGAACACGGGTTTGTGCAGCCGGTCATCGAAGGCTTTTCAATACCCGACCTGGTGCAGGACATTTTCCAGAAGTTCGAACTGACCGCGGAAGCCCGGGCGATCACCCTCACCGCCAGCCTGCCGCCGGTGGTGCCAACCGTATTGGCCGACCTGGGCCTGATCGAACGGGTACTCACCAACCTGCTGGATAACGCCCTGCGCCATACACCGCCCAATGGCGAAGTTGAAGTGACCCTGGCCCCCAAGTCCGGTTTTGTTGAAGTCACGGTGAGCGACAGCGGCCCCGGGATTTCGGCGGATCTGCGCGAAGGTCTGTTCCTGCGCGCCTTCACCATTGGTGGGGCTCGACGCGATGGCGGCCTGGGCTTGCGCATCGTGCACCGGATCCTGCAACTGCACGGTCAGGAAATCCGCCTGATCGATGTGCCAGGACGCGGCGCGACGTTCACGTTCGCCCTAGAAACCCGAGCAGCA